A single Mixta calida DNA region contains:
- a CDS encoding glutathione-independent formaldehyde dehydrogenase, protein MKAVIYNGPYDVKVKDVPDAKIVRPTDVLVRITTTNICGSDLHMYEGRTSFEQGRILGHENLGEVVEIGSGVERVKVGDYVCLPFNVGCGFCENCEKGLTGFCLTTNPGTVGAAYGFAEMGSWEGGQAELLRVPFADFNCLVLPPDAVEKEDDYVMLSDIFPTGWHATELAGLKPGESVAIYGAGPVGLMAAHSAMIKGASQVFVVDTHQDRLALAEKMGATGINATGDEAVQRILDLTDGRGTDCGCECVGYQCCNKHGHEDNSVTMNSLVASTKATGGIGVVGVFIPQDPGAASDLAKEGKMPFDFGSFWFKGQSIRTGQANVKAYNRQLARLIHQGKASPGGIISHRLSLAEAPEGYKHFDDRDEGWTKVILKP, encoded by the coding sequence ATGAAAGCAGTTATTTACAACGGTCCCTATGATGTAAAAGTTAAAGACGTGCCGGATGCAAAAATTGTTCGCCCCACCGATGTGCTTGTCCGCATTACCACCACCAATATTTGTGGATCGGATTTGCACATGTACGAGGGTCGGACCAGCTTTGAGCAGGGACGTATTTTGGGGCACGAAAACCTGGGTGAGGTGGTTGAAATTGGCTCAGGAGTGGAGCGTGTTAAGGTCGGTGACTATGTCTGTCTGCCATTTAATGTCGGATGCGGTTTTTGCGAGAATTGTGAAAAAGGTCTGACCGGTTTTTGCCTCACCACCAATCCCGGTACTGTGGGCGCGGCCTATGGTTTTGCTGAAATGGGCTCCTGGGAGGGTGGTCAGGCGGAACTGCTTCGGGTCCCCTTTGCAGACTTTAACTGCCTGGTGCTTCCGCCTGACGCAGTAGAAAAAGAAGATGATTATGTGATGCTCTCTGACATTTTCCCTACCGGCTGGCATGCGACAGAACTCGCCGGATTAAAGCCTGGCGAAAGCGTAGCCATTTACGGCGCGGGGCCGGTGGGTCTGATGGCCGCACACTCAGCCATGATAAAAGGCGCTTCACAGGTATTTGTAGTGGATACACACCAGGACCGTTTAGCGCTGGCAGAGAAAATGGGGGCGACGGGCATCAATGCGACCGGCGATGAAGCCGTGCAACGAATTCTCGACTTAACTGACGGACGCGGCACTGACTGTGGCTGTGAATGCGTGGGCTATCAGTGCTGTAACAAACATGGCCATGAAGATAATTCGGTCACTATGAACAGCCTCGTTGCATCAACCAAAGCAACCGGGGGAATTGGTGTGGTTGGCGTGTTTATCCCGCAGGATCCGGGAGCTGCATCAGACCTTGCCAAAGAAGGTAAGATGCCGTTTGATTTCGGCAGTTTTTGGTTTAAAGGACAGTCAATCCGCACCGGCCAGGCGAACGTCAAAGCCTATAATCGTCAGCTGGCCCGTCTGATCCATCAGGGTAAAGCCAGCCCGGGCGGCATAATCTCACACCGTCTTTCACTTGCTGAGGCGCCTGAGGGATATAAGCACTTTGACGATCGCGATGAGGGATGGACGAAGGTTATCCTTAAGCCTTAA
- a CDS encoding alpha/beta hydrolase, with protein sequence MNVFTRKLTAALPATLLCVSLSGVTTMSYADTSNPNSPVSMVEKWDKTFAESDKVDHRKVAFQNRYGIILVGDLYIPKNRGERKLAAIALSGPFGAVKEQSSGLYAQTLAEQGFVALAFDPSYTGESGGYPRNVASPDINTEDFSAAVDFLGLQKEVDRHRIGLLGICGWGGMALNAAAMDTRVKAVATSVMYDMSRAMGHGVGDGKDRYSTADRRAVLQYLNEQRWKDAESGTIARGSHDINVDKNGSVSASERILPETLPANPHPVLKEFFDYYRMPRGFHGRSVNSNGAWNATMPLSFMNMPLLSYANEITIPVLIVTGEKAHSRYFAEDAYKAVGSTEKELVIVPGANHVDLYDNAAGKIPFARFEQFFKTSLR encoded by the coding sequence ATGAATGTTTTCACCAGAAAGCTGACAGCCGCGCTACCCGCTACGCTGCTATGCGTATCATTAAGTGGAGTTACGACAATGAGTTATGCTGACACATCTAATCCGAACTCGCCTGTTTCAATGGTAGAAAAATGGGATAAAACCTTTGCAGAGAGCGATAAGGTTGATCATCGCAAGGTGGCATTCCAGAACCGTTACGGGATCATATTAGTAGGGGATCTTTACATCCCCAAAAACCGGGGCGAACGTAAACTGGCTGCGATTGCATTAAGTGGTCCTTTCGGTGCGGTCAAAGAGCAATCAAGCGGCCTGTATGCACAGACCCTGGCCGAACAGGGATTTGTTGCGCTGGCATTCGATCCTTCTTACACGGGTGAAAGTGGTGGCTATCCGCGTAATGTTGCCTCTCCGGATATCAACACTGAGGACTTTAGCGCGGCGGTTGATTTCCTTGGATTACAAAAAGAGGTGGATCGCCATCGTATTGGATTACTCGGTATTTGCGGCTGGGGAGGCATGGCACTCAATGCGGCGGCGATGGATACACGCGTAAAAGCAGTTGCGACCAGCGTGATGTACGACATGAGCCGGGCGATGGGACATGGCGTTGGTGATGGCAAAGACCGTTATTCAACAGCCGATCGCCGTGCCGTATTACAGTACCTGAACGAGCAGCGCTGGAAAGATGCTGAAAGCGGAACTATCGCCCGCGGTAGTCACGATATTAATGTGGATAAGAATGGCAGCGTAAGCGCTTCTGAGCGAATTCTGCCGGAAACATTACCCGCGAATCCACACCCGGTACTGAAAGAGTTTTTTGATTATTACAGAATGCCACGCGGCTTCCATGGGCGTTCTGTTAACTCTAATGGCGCATGGAATGCAACGATGCCCTTGTCGTTTATGAATATGCCGCTGCTTAGCTACGCAAATGAAATCACTATTCCTGTGTTGATTGTTACAGGTGAAAAAGCGCACTCGCGCTATTTTGCAGAAGATGCCTACAAAGCGGTTGGCAGCACTGAAAAAGAGCTTGTGATCGTCCCCGGCGCAAACCACGTGGACTTATACGACAACGCTGCAGGTAAGATCCCTTTTGCCAGGTTTGAACAGTTTTTCAAAACCAGCTTAAGGTAA
- a CDS encoding LysR family transcriptional regulator: MAKRENYNELYLFMQVVREGSFTAAAHRLGLAQSGVSRSVRELEERLGIQLLVRTTRRLSLTQAGEQLYQTTESGFDALDTGLATLAYYRNTPSGTVRINASQHAIDKVLLPKLALFKHRYPDIRLELISESRFVDIIAERFDAGVRLGPEVGQGMVAVRITPDMEMVVVATPEHFRRYGFPQTPADLVIHPCIAYQFADGSLYQWELLQDGKKITHRPQGQWAFSDSYMEAKAARLGLGLAYVPEELVADDLEQGNLIRALPRYSQRLEGSFLYYPHRNVSPALRVVIDILKI; the protein is encoded by the coding sequence ATGGCAAAACGGGAAAACTATAATGAGCTCTACTTGTTTATGCAGGTGGTGCGGGAGGGCAGTTTCACTGCAGCGGCACATCGTCTTGGACTTGCACAATCAGGCGTTAGTCGTTCTGTCCGTGAACTTGAAGAAAGGCTGGGTATACAGCTTCTGGTTCGCACTACGCGCAGGCTGTCGTTAACACAGGCAGGTGAGCAACTGTATCAGACAACAGAATCCGGATTTGATGCTTTAGATACGGGTCTTGCCACGCTGGCGTATTACCGGAATACCCCGTCCGGTACGGTACGCATCAATGCCAGCCAGCATGCTATTGATAAAGTTCTTTTACCGAAGCTGGCGCTATTTAAGCACCGTTACCCCGATATCAGGCTTGAACTCATCAGTGAAAGCCGGTTCGTCGATATTATCGCTGAGCGGTTTGATGCCGGCGTGCGGCTGGGGCCGGAGGTAGGACAGGGCATGGTCGCGGTGCGTATTACACCTGACATGGAGATGGTTGTTGTAGCTACGCCCGAGCATTTTCGTCGCTATGGCTTTCCACAAACACCGGCTGATTTAGTGATTCATCCTTGTATAGCCTACCAGTTTGCCGATGGTAGCCTTTATCAGTGGGAACTCCTTCAGGACGGTAAAAAAATAACGCACCGACCACAAGGACAGTGGGCCTTTTCTGACAGCTACATGGAAGCAAAAGCAGCCAGACTGGGGCTGGGGCTGGCTTATGTCCCGGAGGAACTGGTCGCTGATGATTTAGAGCAAGGCAATCTTATCAGGGCGTTGCCACGTTACAGCCAGCGCCTGGAAGGTTCATTCCTGTATTATCCTCACCGCAATGTGTCGCCGGCACTGAGAGTCGTCATTGATATACTGAAAATCTGA
- a CDS encoding sulfite exporter TauE/SafE family protein → MNDLMIIALAGFTTGITTVLFGFGGGFVVVPFVYQLLVRQPQLAGSAMHIAVATSTAVMIFNAGWVSYQNWRAGRLSSSILFPLLWFIAMGAVAGSWLAGILSEALVRALFILYMLATIGDCLLRKGFFSGSAPRRLTLLTVTVGGMLIGMIAALLGVGGSVMTVPLLRRHGHAMRACISAANPLSLPVALCGAVTYAISGWHKIPAGGFVGFISLKILGLLLVTGWAGIVFSRRTIPAVPDVWHARIYVMLLCIVLMAMLL, encoded by the coding sequence TTGAACGATCTGATGATTATTGCACTGGCCGGTTTTACTACCGGCATAACAACGGTACTTTTTGGTTTCGGCGGCGGCTTTGTGGTGGTGCCCTTTGTTTACCAGTTGCTGGTGCGGCAGCCGCAGCTGGCAGGCAGTGCGATGCATATTGCCGTCGCCACCTCGACTGCGGTGATGATTTTTAACGCGGGCTGGGTCAGCTACCAAAACTGGCGTGCGGGCAGGCTTTCTTCATCCATCTTGTTCCCGCTGCTGTGGTTTATCGCCATGGGCGCGGTGGCCGGTTCGTGGCTGGCGGGAATATTGAGCGAAGCGCTGGTTCGCGCGCTTTTTATCCTTTATATGCTGGCGACGATTGGGGACTGTCTGTTGCGCAAAGGTTTCTTCAGCGGCAGTGCGCCGCGTCGCTTAACACTTTTAACGGTCACCGTTGGCGGTATGCTAATCGGCATGATTGCTGCACTGCTGGGCGTGGGCGGCAGCGTAATGACGGTGCCACTGTTACGACGACACGGCCATGCGATGCGCGCGTGTATTAGCGCGGCCAACCCGCTTTCCCTGCCGGTGGCGCTGTGCGGTGCGGTGACCTATGCGATAAGCGGCTGGCACAAAATTCCGGCAGGCGGCTTTGTGGGATTTATCAGCCTGAAAATCCTGGGCTTGCTCCTGGTTACCGGCTGGGCGGGTATAGTTTTCAGCCGCAGGACGATCCCCGCCGTCCCCGATGTCTGGCATGCGCGAATCTACGTGATGCTGCTGTGCATAGTACTAATGGCAATGTTGCTTTAA
- the ychF gene encoding redox-regulated ATPase YchF has product MGFKCGIVGLPNVGKSTLFNALTKAGIEAANFPFCTIEPNTGVVPMPDSRLDQLAEIVKPQRVIPTTMEFVDIAGLVKGASKGEGLGNQFLTNIRETEAIGHVVRCFENDNIIHVSGKVNPAEDIDVINTELALSDLDTCERALQRVQKKAKGGDKDAKLEQAVLEKCLPHLENAGMLRALPLDAEEKAAIRYLSFLTLKPTMYIANVNEDGFENNPYLDQVRAIAEQEGSVVVPVCAAVESDIAELDDEDRAEFMAELGLEEPGLNRVIRAGYALLNLQTYFTAGVKEVRAWTIPVGATAPQAAGKIHTDFEKGFIRAQTIAFEDFITYKGEQGAKEAGKMRSEGKEYIVKDGDIMNFLFNV; this is encoded by the coding sequence ATGGGATTCAAATGCGGTATCGTGGGCCTGCCTAACGTGGGGAAATCCACTCTGTTCAATGCGTTAACCAAAGCGGGCATCGAAGCAGCTAACTTCCCGTTCTGTACCATTGAGCCAAATACCGGCGTGGTGCCAATGCCTGATTCACGTCTCGACCAGCTGGCGGAAATCGTCAAACCGCAGCGTGTCATCCCGACCACGATGGAATTTGTCGATATTGCCGGTCTGGTAAAAGGCGCCTCCAAAGGTGAAGGCCTGGGCAACCAGTTCCTGACCAACATCCGTGAAACCGAAGCGATTGGCCACGTAGTGCGTTGCTTTGAAAACGACAATATCATTCACGTCTCAGGAAAAGTAAACCCGGCGGAAGATATTGACGTCATCAATACCGAGCTGGCGCTTTCCGACCTGGACACCTGCGAACGCGCGCTGCAGCGCGTGCAGAAAAAAGCGAAAGGCGGCGATAAAGACGCCAAACTGGAACAGGCGGTGCTGGAGAAGTGCCTGCCGCACCTGGAAAATGCCGGCATGCTGCGCGCTCTGCCGCTGGACGCTGAAGAGAAAGCGGCGATTCGCTACCTCAGCTTCCTGACGCTGAAGCCGACGATGTATATCGCCAACGTTAATGAAGACGGTTTCGAGAACAACCCGTATCTGGACCAGGTGCGCGCGATTGCCGAACAGGAAGGCTCCGTCGTGGTGCCGGTTTGTGCCGCCGTTGAGTCAGATATCGCCGAGCTGGACGATGAAGATCGCGCCGAGTTTATGGCGGAGCTGGGTCTGGAAGAGCCGGGCCTGAACCGCGTCATCCGCGCGGGTTATGCGCTGCTGAACCTGCAAACCTACTTCACCGCAGGCGTGAAGGAAGTGCGCGCATGGACCATCCCGGTAGGCGCTACCGCGCCGCAGGCGGCGGGTAAAATCCATACCGACTTCGAAAAAGGCTTTATCCGCGCGCAGACCATCGCATTTGAAGATTTCATCACCTACAAAGGCGAACAGGGCGCGAAAGAAGCGGGCAAGATGCGTTCTGAAGGGAAAGAGTATATCGTTAAAGATGGCGATATTATGAACTTCCTGTTTAACGTCTAA
- a CDS encoding EAL domain-containing protein, which translates to MMTLQQPLEIMCDVLHTPEGRIVALDLHYDEPHNGLFQRVVRLQLESLTTTQREERLIHQLLSLESMAGLLRERQWLCTITLDFTLAQMVTESTFIRQILHQLPFLRLSLSEAFPNLHDGMDNPLIRALCEQLNILWLNDLGAGYANLHAVQSQLFEAVRLDRRFYAENVHKSVFIMLLRQIMQMTSRLIIEGVENETQREMLAQQGVWALQNYRYAPVPLRQIGGLPH; encoded by the coding sequence ATGATGACGTTGCAACAGCCGCTGGAAATAATGTGCGATGTGCTGCATACGCCGGAAGGCCGTATTGTTGCGCTCGATCTGCATTACGATGAGCCGCATAACGGTTTATTCCAGCGTGTCGTGCGGCTGCAACTGGAATCGCTGACGACGACGCAGCGCGAAGAGCGGCTGATCCATCAGCTGTTGAGCCTGGAAAGCATGGCTGGCCTGCTGCGCGAACGGCAATGGCTCTGCACGATTACGCTCGATTTTACTCTGGCGCAGATGGTAACCGAATCCACCTTTATTCGCCAAATCCTGCATCAGCTGCCGTTTTTACGCCTGTCGCTGTCTGAGGCGTTTCCCAACCTGCATGACGGCATGGATAACCCGCTGATCCGCGCCCTGTGCGAGCAGCTGAATATTTTGTGGCTCAACGATCTCGGCGCTGGCTACGCGAATCTGCATGCGGTGCAGAGCCAGTTATTCGAGGCGGTCAGGCTCGATCGACGCTTTTACGCGGAAAACGTGCATAAATCGGTGTTTATTATGCTGCTGCGGCAGATTATGCAGATGACCAGCCGGCTGATAATCGAAGGCGTTGAGAATGAAACCCAGCGTGAAATGCTGGCGCAGCAGGGGGTATGGGCATTGCAGAACTATCGCTACGCGCCGGTGCCGCTGCGCCAAATCGGCGGCCTGCCGCATTAA
- the pth gene encoding aminoacyl-tRNA hydrolase yields MSEIKLIVGLANPGAEYAATRHNAGAWYVDLLAERHNQSLKEESKFFGYTARLNIGGKDVRLLVPTTFMNLSGKAVAAMATFYRIAPEEILVAHDELDLPPGVAKFKLGGGHGGHNGLKDIISKLGNNPNFHRLRIGIGHPGDRNKVVGFVLGKPPASEQTLIDNAVDEAARCTEVWLKDDLLKAMNRLHSYKAG; encoded by the coding sequence GTGAGTGAGATTAAGCTGATTGTTGGCCTTGCCAACCCCGGCGCGGAATACGCCGCAACGCGCCATAACGCCGGCGCCTGGTATGTGGATCTGCTTGCAGAGCGCCATAATCAGTCCCTGAAAGAAGAGAGTAAATTTTTTGGCTATACCGCGCGGCTGAATATCGGCGGCAAAGATGTGCGCCTGCTGGTGCCCACCACCTTTATGAACCTCAGCGGCAAAGCGGTGGCGGCGATGGCGACTTTCTACCGCATCGCGCCAGAAGAAATTCTGGTGGCGCATGACGAACTGGATCTGCCGCCGGGCGTGGCGAAGTTTAAGCTGGGCGGCGGCCACGGCGGACACAACGGCCTGAAAGACATTATCAGCAAGCTGGGCAATAACCCAAATTTCCATCGCCTGCGCATCGGCATCGGTCATCCCGGCGATCGCAATAAGGTGGTTGGTTTTGTGCTGGGCAAGCCGCCCGCCTCGGAGCAAACGCTGATCGACAACGCGGTGGATGAAGCGGCGCGCTGCACCGAAGTCTGGCTAAAAGACGATTTACTGAAGGCGATGAACCGCCTGCACAGTTATAAGGCGGGCTGA
- the ychH gene encoding stress-induced protein YchH, with amino-acid sequence MKRKTAMVAGNVLMGLGLLTMISGIGYAVLNQLPQLQLSSLLTQASILGIFIGALMWLVGARISGREKVADRYYWLRHCDERCRRSSHHHSHTR; translated from the coding sequence ATGAAACGCAAAACTGCCATGGTCGCAGGCAACGTATTGATGGGGCTGGGTTTACTCACGATGATTTCGGGCATCGGCTATGCGGTGCTGAATCAGCTGCCGCAATTGCAGCTTTCCTCTTTGCTGACGCAAGCCTCTATCCTTGGCATCTTTATCGGCGCGCTGATGTGGTTGGTCGGCGCACGTATCAGCGGACGGGAGAAGGTCGCGGACCGCTATTACTGGCTGCGTCACTGCGATGAACGCTGCCGTCGTTCTTCACACCATCATTCCCACACGCGTTAA